The genomic window TCGGCGGTCATTCTGCTGCGCCGGAGGGACGCGTGAGGCGGGCCGTGCACGCGGAATGGACGAAACTCCGCACCGGCGGCGGGGTCCTGCTCGCCCCGGTCGTGCTGGTCGTCGTGATCGTCGGCCTCGGCGCGGTCGCCGCCGGGGCGGCGAAGGCGGGCGCCGACCCGGGCCGGACGGCCCTCGCCGGCCTCGACCTCGGACCGGCCGTCATCGCGGTCCTCGCGGCCCTGCCGGTCGGCGCCGAGTACGCGACCGGCATGATCCGCACGACGTTCGCCGCGACGCCGCGCCGGGGCGCCGTGCTCGCCGCCAAGGCCGTCGTGCTCGGCGGGCCGGTCGCTTTGGCCGGGACCGTCGCGGCGGCGGGCGCCCTGCTGGCCGGACGGTGGCTCGGCCTCGACCTCGCCCTCTCCGGCGCGGTGCTGCGCGCGGCGGCCGGCTCGGTGCTCTTTCTCGTGCTGGTCGCGCTGCTCGCGCTCGGGGTCGCGTGCGCGGTCCGGGACGCGGCGGCGTCGTCGGGGCTCGTGCTCGGGCTGTTCTATCTGTCGCCGGTGCTCGTCCCGCTCGTCCGGGACCCGGCCTGGCGGCGGCATCTGGAACAGATCACGCCGATGAACGCGGGGCTCGCCGTACGGTCGCTGCACGTGGACGGCCTGGCGATCGGGCCGTGGAAGGGGCTCGCCGTCCTCGCCGCGTGGGCCGCCGCCGCGCTCGCCGTGGGGACCGTCGCGCTGCTCCGCCGGGACGCCTGACGCCCGGCGGGCCGTCCCGGGGGCGGCCCGCCGGACCGGCGATCGTCGTCGGCCGCGTTGTCGAGTTCGGCGCGCGGCAACGCCGCCGGGGAGCCGTCCCGGCGCCGGCGACAAAGGCGCGCGTGATCTCCGGGCCGGTGGCGCATAAGCGTGACCAGCGAATTCACCGACCGGTACTTCAACGCCGGCCGGTGATCGCGCCATGCGCACACGGCTCGATCACCGCCGGGCGGCAGCGTCCAATTCGGCGCGACCGGCCACGGGACGGCCGGTGGCCAATCTACCGGCCGACCCTAATGGGCGTTTTCGTACTGCTCGATCACGGTCGCCGGGATACGGCCGCGGTCGTTGACCTGGAGGCCGCGCGACCTGGCCCACTCCCGGATCTCGGCGGACCGGTCACGGTTCGACTGCGTCCGCGCAGGCCGCACACCCTGGGCGTTCTTCGGACGCGCCCGGCGCGCGTGCCGGACGAACGGCTCCAGGATGTCGCGGAGTTCGGTGGCGTGCTTGTCGCTCAGGTCAATTTCGTACAACGCGCCGTCCAGCCCGAAGCCGACGGTCTCGTCCGCCTCGCCTCCGTCGATGTCGTCAAGGAGGAGGACTTTGACCTTCTGTGCCATGCGGAAATCCTTCCAAGCGGGGTTTGATCGCAGCATAGACGGTACGCGCCGCGATGGCGACACATTCATTCACCTGGGGCTGTCACGAAAATCTCACCCCTGCAAGAGGCAAGTCCTCCCTTACGCGGCCCCGGCGACCGGAAAGGTTCGTGGACAACTCACCGGACCAATGAAAGCGTTCACACGGACGCCCGATTGAGCACGACCGAAGAGAACCGAAGCACCGGCATCGCACCACGGACCCCGCCCATGCCGCGCATGAGCTTCTCCGGGCGTTGCCGGGGCTACCCGCGCTCCCGGCCCGGCGGCAGGGCCGTACGCGGAATCCGCGGGCATCGGCCGCAGGTGAGCACGAGTGCACCGCCCCGGACCCGGCGTCTCGGGTCGCCGCTGCTTTCCTCCAGTTCCCCGGCGCGCAGGAAAATGGGCAGCGCCGCCGCGAAATCGTCGGCGTCGAGATAGACGCGGGCGGCGAATTCCGCTGCGGTCGCCTCGTCCTTCACCCGGCCGATCGCCCGCGCGGCTCCAGACGTTCGCGCAGAATGGCGTACGCAGGCACCGGCCGGATGACGCCGCCGACCTCTACTCGGACGACAGGTCAGGCCGCTCGTGGACGGTCGGGGCAGTCCGCTGCGCGAGCCCGGACGGACAGCGACCGCGCCCGGCGCCGCGCTGCTCGACCCGGCTGGCCGACCCTCGGCGCACTCCCACCCCGAGGCCCCCAGGTCGCGGTCATATGTCAAGCTATTGACATGGACAACGCGAGCGGATCCCGGCCGCTTGAGCAGCGGCCCGGCTATGTGCTGAAGATGGTCGACGCCGTGCTGCGCACGGCGCTCACCACGGCGCTGGCGCCCCACGACCTGACGGTGGCCCAGTACGCGTGCCTGGAGGTGGCGCTCCGCCACCCGGGCGCCTCGGCGGCCGAACTGGCTAGGCGCGCGTTCGTCAGCCGCCAGGCGATGCACCAGATCCTCACCGATCTGCGCAGCCGCGACCTGGTGCACGTCGCCGAGGTCCCCCACCGGGCACGGCCCGTCACGCTCACCGACGCCGGACGGCAGGCCGTACAAGCGGCGGCCGGCGACGTCCTGGCAGTCGAGGAACGGATGGTCGCGACCCTGACGGCCGGCCAACGCGCCCACCTCCTGAGCGCCCTCTACACCTGCGCCGAGTCCCTGACCGACGAGACTTGATGTCAAGGTCTTGACGTATCATCGTCCACGGGGCAATGTGTCGGGAGACACGCCGATCCCCGGCCGTCCCGCATCCACGACGGGCTGAGCAGGGGCTCCCCGAAGGAGGACGTCATCATGACCACCATCCAGAAGGACTCCGGACTCACCACGATGATCAACGTGTTCACCACGACCCCGGACAAGCAGCAGGCCCTGCTCGACGTCCTCCTGCGGGCCACCGAGGACCACATCGCCAAGATGCCCGGCTTCCACTCGGCCAACTTCCACGCCAGCGCCGACGGCCTGCGCGTCGTCAACTACGCCCAGTGGACGACTCCCGACGCCTGGAAGGCGATGCTGACCGACCCGCAGTGCCGCGTCCACATCGAGAAGGCCCGCGAACTGGCCGAACACGACGACCACCTCTACGAAGTCGTCGCCGTCCACGAAGCGGCGCGCTGACCCCGGACCCCTGCGGACGCCACGCCGGGCATGGACGCGGGCTGAACGAGGCCCGGGCGAACGGTCGCGCCGTGGGCCGGGTCAGTCGGTGCGCATTGCCGTTGCCAGGCGGGTGAGGGAGCGGCCGGCGGCCAGGAGAGGGGCGGGGTCGCGCAGGGCTCGGCTCAGGATGAAGGCGCCTTCCAAGGACGTCAGGATCGCGGTCGCCAGGTCGTGGGCGGCGTCGGGATCGGTGACGATTCGTCGGCACCAGGACGCCAGCGCGTCGAGCCAGGCGGTGAAGACGTCGGCCGTCGCGCGGCGCAGGGGATCGTTCGTGCTGGCGACCTCTAGGGCGATCGTCGCGATCGGGCACGCGTCGGCGTAGTCGGACGCGGCCAGGTCGTCGGCCGCCTGCGCGAACGCCGCGCCGAGCGCTTCGACCGGGTCATCGGGGCCGTTCTCCAGCAGGGCGAGCACCATCGCGCCGTAGGCGGCGCCGCCGGTACGGACGACGTCCTCGGCGAGGGCGTCCTTGCCGGGGAAGAAGTGGTAGATCGACCCGATGCGCGTCCGGGACTCGGCGGCGATCTGCTGGAGCCCGGTGGCGCTGTACCCCTGCCGCCGGAACAGCGTGCCGGCCGCCCTGGCGATGCGCTCGCGAGTGTCACCTTTGGACCCGGCCATGCCTCCACCTCTTCCCTCTGCGTGCCGATCATGGTAGTCCTGACTTGAACGATCGTTCAAGGGAGTGTGCGCATGCCCACCGTCCAGATCCCGGCGGGACCCATCGACTACACCGACACCGGCGGGCCCGGCCCGGTCGTCGTGCTGACCCACGGCTTCCCCATGAACCACCTGCAGTGGCGCAAGGTGATACCGCTGCTGCACGGCGTCCGCTGCATCGCGCCGACATTGCCGCTCGGCGGCCACCGCACGCCCATGCGGCCCGGCACCGACCTGTCGCAGGGAGGCCAGGCGAAGATCCTGGCGGACTTCCTGGACGCCCTGGACCTGCAAGATGTGACGCTCGTGATGAACGACTGGGGCGGCCCGCAGTTCGTCGTCGCGCTCGGCCGCGCCGACCGCGTCGGCCGGATGGTCTTCGTCGCGTGCGAGGCCTTCGACAACTTCCCGCCGCCGCAGGTGCGGCCCGCCGCCCTGCTGATCCGGGCGCCCGGCGGGACGTGGCTGCTCATGCAGCTCCTGCGCACGCCGCTGTTCCGGCACGGCCGAAGGACCTGGGGCGTCCTCAGCCGCACCCGCATCCCGGACGACGTCCTGGACGCCTGGTTCGAGCCCGCCCGCCGCAGCCGCGCCATCCGACGCGACCTGCGCGCCTTCGGCACCGGCGCCCCGCCGCGCCGCACGCTGCTGGCCTGGAGCGAGGCGCTGCGCACGTTCGACCGTCCGGCGCTGGTCGTGTGGGCAGAGCAGGACGGCATGATGCCGCGCGACCACGGCCGGCGCCTCGCCGAACTCCTCCCGCAGGGCCGCCTGATCGAGGTCGCCGACAGCGCGACGCTCATCCCCGAGGACCAGCCCGAACGCCTCGCGCAGATCCTCCAGGACTTTCTCGCCGAGACCGGCGCCCACCCCTGACCAGAACACCACGGTCCACGGCCGAGACACCGACCCCGCCGCCGATGAAGAGGGTCATCGACGTCCCAGGGCCGCCAGCCGGATCGCCGCCACATTGCCACATTGGGGTTGTCCCGGTTGCGCGCCGCCCAGGTCAGGGCGGCGGTGCACGGCTCCAGGTCGACGACGTCGAGATAGACGACCCCGGGGCGGGGGAACATCGTCCGCGCGGCGGCGGGCAGGAACGCCATCGCGTGCCCGGAGGCGACGGTGAGCATCAGGCCTTCGATGTCGCGCACGACCGGCCCATAATGGACCGTCCCGTCATGGGGACGTGGCAGCGCCGACCAGAATTCTCGCCACTCCTGCGGGCAGTCGGCAGGGAAGGACACCACCGGGAGATCAGCCAGATCCACCGTTTTCAGGAACGGACGATCCGCCAGCGGACTGTCTGCGGAAAGGCAGGCGATCCGGCCCTCCACCGACAGGGTGAATGACTCGATGCCGTCCGGAACGGGCGGCCGGGCGAACACCACGTCGACCTCGCCCGCCTCCAGGGCCCGGAACTGGTCGACGAAACTCAGCAGCCGGGTCTCGACCGCCAAGCCCGCGTTGCTCTCACGGAGCCGGTCCAGAACGGCACGGGTGTAGGGCATAGCCGCCTCCGCGCCGACCGTGCCGACCACCAGCCGTCCGCGCACCGAGCGCTCCTGCTCGGCGGCGGTCCGCTGGAGATCGTCCATCGCCTCCACAACCGCCAGCGCCTTGGGCAGCAGAAGCCGCCCCGCCGCAGTGAGCCGCACACGACGTCCCCGCTCGACCAGCGGCACGCCGAGCCGCTGCTCGAGCACCTGGATCTGACGGCTCAGCGCGGGCTGGCTCATGTACAGCCGGGCCGCCGCCCGGCCGAAGTGCAGTACCTCCGCGAGGACCAGGAACAGCCGAAGCTGATGCACGGTCGCCGCCGAGCGCATGTCCATATCGAAAATCACGTGCCTGCCGTTGATGACACCATGCGCAGAACCACCGCGGGCTGCTCTGTTCGACGGCATGCTAAGGGCCCGGCCACGCCCAGGCGAACCATTTATCGCGCGCCCGGTGCGCGGACACATCCCATGTCCGGATCGCAGGGTCCACGCTGCTCTCATCAAGCGCATCCGGCGAAACGCCGTCGCAGGTCGCATCCGCTTCATGGCCCCCGCGGACGACCAGGGCTGCAGCCTGCGCCATGCGGCCAGCAGACCCGCCGCCTGCTCCCGTCGTTCTCCCCCTGCCGTGGTCGTCCATCATCGACGCCGTCAAGCCCGACGTACGCGAAGTCGAAGCCGTCAACCGGTTGGGCTGCCATGCCCGGCCCCCTTCTCGACGCCTCCACGGACGGTCGTCCTTCAAGAGCCGAGCCGGCCCGGCGGAAGAGCTGATCCGAACATGACGCCATATCCGGAAACCTAAGTCCAGAATCGGAAGGATTCGGCCGGACGGGACACCTCAACTCCCCCGGCAGACCCGACTTGCCTGCGACGATAAACGTTCCATTATGTGTCAATCACTAATCGTCATCGCACTTTCCTTCCCTGGCCGTGCGCAATGGCCCAAAATCAAGGTCGGCGCTCTGTGCGCAGCGAATCCGGCGGGGAACCGCCCGCCGGTGGCATGGAAAGGGTTTCTGACATGCGAAAGAAGCACGTCGCAGCGCTTCTGCTGGGGTTCCTCCCCTTGTTCGCCGGCGCCGGAACGGCGACGGCGGCGACAGCGAACGACCAGTCCGGCCGGTACTGCGTGATGGTCGTCGGCAAGGCGGCTCCGGGGAAGGCGTCCCCCGTCCTCTCCCACAAGTGCGCCGACGACATGGCCACCGCGACCCGCCGGGCGGGCATGACAGAGAGCGCGGCGTCGGACACGCTGCTCATGGAATGGTTCTGGAACGCCAACAACAATCCGCCCAAGCTGACCCGTGTCCTCGGCAAATACGGCCCGTGCGATGCCCAGGGCTACGTCATCAACGTCTATGACGACTGGACGAACCAAATCTCGGGCTTCAACTCCTACAACGACTGCAACCATGTCGCCGGCTACGACCTGTCGCTTCAGCAGGGCGACTACGACATCTGGGAGCAGCACAACCCCTGCGGCTGCACCTTGCAAGGATGGGTCGGCTCGTTCATGAACGACCGCATCGAGTCCTTCCGGATCCGCGCTACCTGACCACGCGTCTGCCACAACCCCACAAGGGCACGTCGCGTGGTTCCGAACGGTCGTTGCATCGACGCCGCGGTCGAACTGGCGGGACAGGACCAAGTGCTCCACGCTCCCAGCACACGTCCCGTCATGCCACCAGCACCGCCGCCATGGCCTTCCGGAGCTGCCGGGCGGCGGTGAGCTGGTCGCGCGTCAGTGCGGCGACGGCGAGCGTTGCGGCGACTTCGAACGAGCGCTGGGGGTCGGCGGTGGTCTGTGCCGGCTGGGAAGACGCCGCGCTAAGCCCGCTCTGTCCGTGCCCGGCACCACCCCGCGGGGACGTCCACGCGGGCGGCGCATGCGCAGCACGAACAGCAGCAGACCCCTCCCTGTGCCCAGGGAGGGGTCTGCTGATGGTCTGCGCGTCCTGTCGGCCGATGACCGACAGGACCGAAGTTCTCGTCGTGAGTGTCAGCTCCCGCGATTGGACTCGAACCAATAACCTGCCGGTTAACAGCCGGCTGCTCTGCCAATTGAGCTACGCGGGATCGCTTCTGCCTGCGGGACCTGCGGTCCCCTGCGGGCACGATTAGGTTAGCGCATCCCGCGAGCGGTTCGCGCACGCATATCCGGCGGGCGCGGGATGGAGCGGGCCGGGGCGGGTAGGGACGGGTGGGCAGGGCAGTCGAGCGGAGGTGGACATGAAGATCCGCACCACGTTCCTCGCCGGAGCCGCCGTCGGGTACGTCCTCGGGGCCAAGGCCGGACGCGAGCGGTACGAGCAGATCAGGACGGGCTGGGCGAAGTTCTCGGGCAGCCCGACCGTCCGGGAGACGGCCGGGACGCTGAAGGAGCGCGGCGCCGGCCTGGCCGGGGCCGCGAAGGAGAAGGCCGACGCGCTCCGGCACCGGCACGACGACGCCCCCGGGCCCGTCGCGGTGCCGCCGGCCTGATCCTCAGAGGCCGGTGCGTTCGCGCAGTTCGGTGAGGATCTGCTCGGCCTGGGCGCGCAGCCCCGGGTCGCTCGGGTCGGCCCCGGCGTCGAACTGCAGGGACCACCGCACCTCGCCCCCCGTCGCCGGGCGGCGGCCCGCGATCCGCACCGAGCCGCCGCCGGGCAGCGGCGCCTGGTGGTTCACGACGACGGTGGACGTCACGCGCTCGCGGACCGTCTCCGGCACCGATCCGGCGTCGGTGAGCCCGATCTCGTGCTCCGGGCCGCCCAAAATCTCCTGGACGCGCAGCCGCCCGTCCCGCCACGACGCCTGCTCGATCCGCTCCCACGGGATCCGCGCCGTCCCGCCGGAGACGACCGGCAGGTGCAGGGCGGTGGACGTCGCGACGACGTGCGAGCCGCCCCGCGTGGGCGCGAAGGCCAGCACGCGCTCCCCCCGCTCCAGGGCGAGGACGTCGCGGGCGGACGCGGGCAGACGGTGCCGGGACAAGCGCATGCCCACACGGTAGGCGATCACCGCGCGCCGAGGAGGTCCAGGACGAGCGCCGCCGACCAACTGTGGTCGTGGCCGCCGCGTCCCGTCCCGTCGAAGGGGTCGAAGAACTCGCGGAACCCGGACTGCCGGACGAGCCGCAGCGTCGCCCCGCGCAGCAGTTCCGCGACGACCGGCAGGTCCTGGAGGCAGGCGCCGTGCCAGACGAGCCAGTTGGTGTTGATCCACGTCGGCCCGCGCCAGTACCCGCCCCGGTCGAACGCCGGGGCCTGGACGTCGCACGCTGGCACGGGATACCCGGCGGCCCCGGCGAACCGCGAGGACAGCAGCAGGTCCGCGAGGCGCCGCAGGATCGGCGCGGGCAGGTCGGGGTCCAGCAGCGGCCCGAACGTCGCGATCGTGACGACGGGCAGCGGCCGTCCGCCGCGCAGGTCGTACGCGCGGAAGCACCCGGTGGCGGGGTCCCACAGGCGTTCCAGCAGGGCGGCGTGGACGCGCCCGGCGGCCTCCCGGTGCGGGACGGGATCCGCCCCGACAAGCGAGGCGATCTCCGCGAGCGCGTGCAACGACGCCAGGTAGGTGCCGTTGACCAGCGGATCCTGCACCGCGAACGGATGCTCGTCCCGCAGGTGGCCGGGCGAGTACCCGGCGTCCCGCAGGACGGCCGCGAGCCACGCGTACCGATCGTGGTCCTCTCCGGTGGCGGGGCCGTGCAGCGGATGGGACGGCGCGTACGCGGCGGGCGGCGGACGCAGGTCCCCGAGCGGACGGTCCCACGCCGGGCTGTTGTCCTGCCCCGACTCCCACGGGTGGCAGATCGCGATGAGCCCGCTGCCGTCCAGGTCCCGGACGGACGCGAGGTAGCGGTGATGGGCCGCCAGCGCCGGGTAGAGCCGCGCGAGGAACGAACGGCCGCGCTCGCCGTCGCGCAGGCGCAGCGCGGCGAGGGCGTGCAGCGGCGGGTTGATCAGCCCGGACGTCCGGACGGCGCGCGGCGCACGCGGGTCGGCGGCGCTGCGCCACAGCTCGGGCCCCGGGTAGTACGCGGCGCGCGGCAGGTCGTCGTTGAACACGATGTGCGGGACGAACCCGTCCGACCACTGGCCCGCGAACAGCGACAGCAGCTCCTGCTCGGCGCGGTCGCGGCGGTGCCGGGCGAGGCCGAGAGCGACGAACAACGAGTCCCAGCCCCACTGGTGGGGGTAGAGGCCGGGGGACGGGGCGGTCGCGCGTCCCGTCCAGTTGGCGTCCAGAACCCGCGCCGCGGAGTCCCACAGCGCGGTCTCGTCGCCGATCGGCCGGACGTCCCTGAACAGCGCGCGAACCCCCGTTCGGCTTCCGGATGATTTACCGCGATTCTCTACGGATCGCGCGTAACGCGCGAGTCCCTTCGGGCGATCTCCCGGGCGGCGCGCGTCCGGAACCAGCCGACGATCTCCTCCCCGGCCAGGATCCCGGCGGCGGCGGTGACGTCCGCGCCCGTCCAGCCGGCGGTGTGGAGTTCGCCGTGGGCGGGGCGGACGGCGGCGTCCGCGCTGTCCAGAAGGTCACGGTCGAGAAGCGAATCACCGGCCGCGAGCGTCACCGTCGCGCCGGTGCGGCGGGCGACCTCGGCCGCGGCGGCGGCCTTGGTGAGCCCGGCGGGCAGGCAGTAGACCTTGCGGCCCTGGAGCGAGGTGCGCCAGTTGCGCTCGGCGCACCAGCCCGCGAGGTCGTCGATCCAGCCGGCGGGGAGCGCGGCGCGGTCCACGACGGCGTAGGCGAACAGATCGGACGCGGTGCGGCGGCGCAGCACGAAGTCCCCGCCGGAGAGCCGCGCGGCGACCTCGGCGAGCGGGGCTGCCCCGGCGGCGACGCGGGACCGGACGGCGGCGGACCAGGCGGCGTCGTCCACGCCGTCCACGAGCAGGTGCCCGCCGTTGGCGCAGATCGCGTAGGCCGGCGCGACGGGCAGCCGGACGCGGCGGTACTGCTCGGGCGTGCGGGTCGTGACGGGCACGAACACGGTCTCGGCGGCGAGCGCGGCCAGTTCCCGGACGGCGGTCCTGGTCATGTGGGACAGCGGCGCGCCGTCGTAGATCTCCACGCACTCCAGTTCCGGCAGGGGGCCGTTGCCGAAGGCGGCGGTGGAGTAGATGAGCGTCCGGTCCAGGTCGGAGCACACGAGGACGGTCACTGCGCCGCGCCTCCCGCGAACCGCGGATGGATCAGGCCGGCGCAGGCGTACGGGAGCGCGTCCGGCGGCACCTCGACCACCGGGACGCCGCGCTCGTCGGCGAGCAGCCGGATGTGCGCCAGCTCGGCGCCCGCGTCGGCGCGTGCGAGGACCTTCCACGGGACGCGCCGCAGGAGCACCCGCGTCGTCTCCCCCACGCCGGGCTTGACGAGGTTCAGGTCGGTCACGTCGTACTCGGCCGCGATGCGCCGGACGGCCGCCCAGCCCGACCAGTCGGCGGACCGGTCGGCGGCGAGCAGCGCGGGGGCGTCGGCGGCGACCCGGCCCGCCACGGCCGGGAAGCGGGCCGTGACGGCGTCGAGGAACCGGGCCGAGACGTCCTCGGCGGCCAGTTCGGCGTAGAACTTGGCGCCGTGGAAGTCGCCCGGCCCGATCAGGGAACGGTTGAGGACCGTCCGGCTGACCAGCCCGGACACGGTCGAGTTCAGGCACGCCGACGGGACGAGGAAGTCGTCGCGGGTGCCGTGCAGCGGCGTGCAGCGCCCGGGGTCGGCGAGGACGGCCAGATCCGGCCGGAACATTGTTCCGTTTAGCGCGGCGGCGAGTTCGCGCGCGATGGCGCCCTTGCCCGTCCAGCCGTCCACGAAGATCACCGAGCGGGGGTCGTGGTGCGCGGCGAGGTGGTCCAGCGCGACCGCGTCGATCCCCCGGTCCCGGACGATGCTGATCGCGTAGTGCGGCAGGTCGAGCCCGTGCGCGAACCGCGCCCAGCGGCGCAGCAGGATCCCGACGGGCGTCCCGGCGCGCGCCAGCGACACGAGCACGGCCCCCGGCCCGCGCGCGTCCAGCACCAGTTCCCCGACGAGGCCCACGGCGTGCGCGAGCCGGTCCGCCGACGCGTCCAGCGCCTCCTCGAACAGCTTCCGGTACGCGGCGCCGGGCCGGTACTCGATCGGCAGCGACTCGGCGTAGTGGGCGCGGCCCGCCTGGATCGCTGCCTCACGGTCCTCGGTGGGCGCCTCCAGCGCCGCACCGGACAGGTCGGTGAGCAGCCAGCCGACCTCCTCGGCCGCGTAACTGCCGAACTCCGGACCGCGCAGCGGCCGGTTCGGGTGGGGGTCATGGGGGGCGTGGTCGGGCGGCCGGTTCATGGGCGGGCTCCGGGGACGGCGGCCAGGACGACGGGGGCGAGGGTGCGCAGGACGGCGAGCAGGCCGTCCACGAGGTCGGGCGTGTCGCCCTGGTCGTCCACGAGCAGCACGATCGCGTCGAACGCGCGGGACGGGTCGCCGCCCGGGTCGACGTTGTAGGCGTAGCGCTTCGTCGCGCCGTCCGGCGGGTTGTCGTGCGCGGGGAACACCAGGCGGGTGCGGATGGCGTAGCCGGGGTCGTCCACCGCGAGGACGGGCGAGCGCGTCGTCGTGGAGAACCGGACGGTCGTCCACGGCAGCGCGTCGGCCAGTGCCTCGGCGAGCCGCAGCGGCACGTACATGAACTCCTCGGTGCCGAGGACGAGCACCCGCGACGCCCCGGCGGGCAGCGCGGACGCCAGCACGGCCGCCATCGGCGCGAGTTCCTTCTCCAGGCGCCGCCGGTCGGCGGGCGCGAAGCCGTGCCGTCCGCCCTCGGGCAGGCCCGGCGGCCAGCCGAGCCCGACCCGCACCGCGCCGTGGTCCACGCGGAAGTCGGGCGCGCGGTCGCGGCCGGACATCTCCGCGACGACGGCCTGCGCGGCGTCCAGCACGCCGGGCGGCAGCTCCACGCGGCCCGTCGCGAGCGTGACGACGTCGATGCCCGCGTTCAGCTCCCCGGCGAGGTTGCGCATCCGGACGCGGTCCGCCTCGCCGCGCACGTCCACCAGGGACGCGAGGACGTACCGGTCGCGGGGCCGGACGGCGTGCAGCGCCCGCAGAGTGTTGAAAGCGGTCCGGCCGGTGGACATCTCGTCGTCCACGAGCACCAGGGGCACGTCCCGGTCCAGCAGGGACGGGTCGGCGGGCAGCAGCAGGTGCCCGGTCGCGTGGCTGTGCTCCTCCTCGAACCCGCCGTAGGGGACGACGCCGGGCACGTGGCGGCGCGTCGAGTGCAGGTAGGTGGCGCCGCCGAGCGCGTCGGCGGCCGAGTGCGCGAGCGCGGTCGCGGTCTCGGCGTATCCGAGGACGACGGCGTCCACGGCGCCCTTCGGCTCGCGCAGCCGGTCGCGCAGCGCCGCCGCCGACCCGCGCGTGCCGTGCAGCGCGTTCGCCAGCAGCGGCCCGTACTGGCCGGCGGTGCTCTCCCGGCCGCGCAGCCGCAGCCGGACCAGTTCGCCGAGCAGCAGGCCCGCGCCGTGGACGATCCGGGGATCGGCCGGGACGTGCTTGCCGAGCACCCCCGACACGAGCAGGTGCGCGCGGCGCGGGTTGCGGCGGACGGCGAGCCCGGTCAGCTCGCCGAGCCGGACGCCGCCGGGCGCGGCGCCGTCGACCGTCCGCACGCCGAGCCGGTGCGCGACCCACTCGCCCGGCCACCGGCCGCGCCCGCTCACCGGCTCCCCGCCGCGTCGAGCAGTTCCACGAAGGTGACCCCCTCCGCCGCCACGCCGAACACCCGCGCGCGCAGCATCAGCCGCTCGGCCCACGCGCGGTGCG from Actinomadura rubteroloni includes these protein-coding regions:
- a CDS encoding alpha/beta fold hydrolase, whose product is MPTVQIPAGPIDYTDTGGPGPVVVLTHGFPMNHLQWRKVIPLLHGVRCIAPTLPLGGHRTPMRPGTDLSQGGQAKILADFLDALDLQDVTLVMNDWGGPQFVVALGRADRVGRMVFVACEAFDNFPPPQVRPAALLIRAPGGTWLLMQLLRTPLFRHGRRTWGVLSRTRIPDDVLDAWFEPARRSRAIRRDLRAFGTGAPPRRTLLAWSEALRTFDRPALVVWAEQDGMMPRDHGRRLAELLPQGRLIEVADSATLIPEDQPERLAQILQDFLAETGAHP
- a CDS encoding histone-like nucleoid-structuring protein Lsr2; amino-acid sequence: MAQKVKVLLLDDIDGGEADETVGFGLDGALYEIDLSDKHATELRDILEPFVRHARRARPKNAQGVRPARTQSNRDRSAEIREWARSRGLQVNDRGRIPATVIEQYENAH
- a CDS encoding cysteine protease StiP family protein produces the protein MNRPPDHAPHDPHPNRPLRGPEFGSYAAEEVGWLLTDLSGAALEAPTEDREAAIQAGRAHYAESLPIEYRPGAAYRKLFEEALDASADRLAHAVGLVGELVLDARGPGAVLVSLARAGTPVGILLRRWARFAHGLDLPHYAISIVRDRGIDAVALDHLAAHHDPRSVIFVDGWTGKGAIARELAAALNGTMFRPDLAVLADPGRCTPLHGTRDDFLVPSACLNSTVSGLVSRTVLNRSLIGPGDFHGAKFYAELAAEDVSARFLDAVTARFPAVAGRVAADAPALLAADRSADWSGWAAVRRIAAEYDVTDLNLVKPGVGETTRVLLRRVPWKVLARADAGAELAHIRLLADERGVPVVEVPPDALPYACAGLIHPRFAGGAAQ
- a CDS encoding TetR/AcrR family transcriptional regulator, with protein sequence MAGSKGDTRERIARAAGTLFRRQGYSATGLQQIAAESRTRIGSIYHFFPGKDALAEDVVRTGGAAYGAMVLALLENGPDDPVEALGAAFAQAADDLAASDYADACPIATIALEVASTNDPLRRATADVFTAWLDALASWCRRIVTDPDAAHDLATAILTSLEGAFILSRALRDPAPLLAAGRSLTRLATAMRTD
- a CDS encoding ABC transporter permease subunit; protein product: MRRAVHAEWTKLRTGGGVLLAPVVLVVVIVGLGAVAAGAAKAGADPGRTALAGLDLGPAVIAVLAALPVGAEYATGMIRTTFAATPRRGAVLAAKAVVLGGPVALAGTVAAAGALLAGRWLGLDLALSGAVLRAAAGSVLFLVLVALLALGVACAVRDAAASSGLVLGLFYLSPVLVPLVRDPAWRRHLEQITPMNAGLAVRSLHVDGLAIGPWKGLAVLAAWAAAALAVGTVALLRRDA
- a CDS encoding antibiotic biosynthesis monooxygenase family protein, producing MTTIQKDSGLTTMINVFTTTPDKQQALLDVLLRATEDHIAKMPGFHSANFHASADGLRVVNYAQWTTPDAWKAMLTDPQCRVHIEKARELAEHDDHLYEVVAVHEAAR
- a CDS encoding MGH1-like glycoside hydrolase domain-containing protein → MFRDVRPIGDETALWDSAARVLDANWTGRATAPSPGLYPHQWGWDSLFVALGLARHRRDRAEQELLSLFAGQWSDGFVPHIVFNDDLPRAAYYPGPELWRSAADPRAPRAVRTSGLINPPLHALAALRLRDGERGRSFLARLYPALAAHHRYLASVRDLDGSGLIAICHPWESGQDNSPAWDRPLGDLRPPPAAYAPSHPLHGPATGEDHDRYAWLAAVLRDAGYSPGHLRDEHPFAVQDPLVNGTYLASLHALAEIASLVGADPVPHREAAGRVHAALLERLWDPATGCFRAYDLRGGRPLPVVTIATFGPLLDPDLPAPILRRLADLLLSSRFAGAAGYPVPACDVQAPAFDRGGYWRGPTWINTNWLVWHGACLQDLPVVAELLRGATLRLVRQSGFREFFDPFDGTGRGGHDHSWSAALVLDLLGAR
- a CDS encoding YtxH domain-containing protein, yielding MKIRTTFLAGAAVGYVLGAKAGRERYEQIRTGWAKFSGSPTVRETAGTLKERGAGLAGAAKEKADALRHRHDDAPGPVAVPPA
- a CDS encoding MarR family winged helix-turn-helix transcriptional regulator, translating into MDNASGSRPLEQRPGYVLKMVDAVLRTALTTALAPHDLTVAQYACLEVALRHPGASAAELARRAFVSRQAMHQILTDLRSRDLVHVAEVPHRARPVTLTDAGRQAVQAAAGDVLAVEERMVATLTAGQRAHLLSALYTCAESLTDET
- a CDS encoding HAD family hydrolase codes for the protein MTVLVCSDLDRTLIYSTAAFGNGPLPELECVEIYDGAPLSHMTRTAVRELAALAAETVFVPVTTRTPEQYRRVRLPVAPAYAICANGGHLLVDGVDDAAWSAAVRSRVAAGAAPLAEVAARLSGGDFVLRRRTASDLFAYAVVDRAALPAGWIDDLAGWCAERNWRTSLQGRKVYCLPAGLTKAAAAAEVARRTGATVTLAAGDSLLDRDLLDSADAAVRPAHGELHTAGWTGADVTAAAGILAGEEIVGWFRTRAAREIARRDSRVTRDP